The Bifidobacterium sp. WK012_4_13 genome contains the following window.
AGCTCATCTTCGGTAGCCGTGTCGGGAATCTCGCACGCTCTTTGATAATTCGAATACGGCGCCTTCGCATCGATTGGAATGCTTTTCCCGCCAGGCAGATGAACGACCATATCCGGGCGATATACCTTGCCCTCTCCATCTTGAACGACGACCTGGGTATCGAAGTCCACATGTTCGAGCAATCCTGCAGATTCGACTATGTTCCTGAGCTGAGCCTCGCCCCATGCGCCACGGACCTTGTTGTTACGCAGCGCGGAGGCAAGGGAACTGGTCTCGCGCCCCAGCCGCAGCTGCTGCTCGCCAAGACCCTTCAGCTGCTGGTCAAGGGCCCCCATCTCGTGCTTTCTGCCCTCTTCGATCTGGGTCACCTTCTGCTGCAAGGTATCCAGGTTCTTCTGGACCGGAGCCAGCGCACTGAGCACCTTGCTCTGCTCCTGCAAGGCCTTCGCCTGTTCCTCGCGCTTCTTCTCCGCTTCGATCTGCACCCTCTCAGCTTCACGTCGCAGGCGCTGACGTGCCTCATCCTGCACCTGCCCCAACTGCTCCTTCACGAAGGTCAGCTGCTCCTGCAAGCCCTCGGTCTGGGTTCTGTACTGAACGACGGCGGCATTTGCCCGGTCCAGACGATCCTTGAGGCTTGCGCCCTCCGACTGAAGCTGTGCGAGTGCGGCGGAATCCTCATCCTGACCTTGCGTCGCAGCATGATTCCTTCCCAGCAACCATCCGATTGCGAGGCCCAGCAAGGAAGTGACGACCGCAATGCCAAGCATGGCGATGACAGAAGATGCGTTATCGAACATATGTTCTATGCAAGCAGGGAGTGTGGACGCTTCGTGACATCACTGGCATGCAGGCTCTCGAAGCCGACATTGCACGGCAAATGGTGAGAAGATGAATGGGGCATTGTTATGATGCACATACGGTAGGCATATTGCGCAACTGACAGTCAGCTGGCAGAACCGTGCAGGGAGGCTTCATGGGATTCGACATATTCATGCTTGGAATCACCATAGTCATTGCCGGAGCATTCACTTGGCTTATTCTGTGGTTCTTCTTCCCCAAAGGGCAGATGAGCGCCTCGGACAACGGCGGCGCATCTTCTCAAGACGCGCACGACAGCATTCCAACGACGCAACGCCTGTTCGTCATCGCGGCGATCCTGACCATTCCCGTGTTCCTCATCATCATGCTCCCGCTGATAAGCGACATCCTGATTCCTCAATGGC
Protein-coding sequences here:
- the rmuC gene encoding DNA recombination protein RmuC; its protein translation is MFDNASSVIAMLGIAVVTSLLGLAIGWLLGRNHAATQGQDEDSAALAQLQSEGASLKDRLDRANAAVVQYRTQTEGLQEQLTFVKEQLGQVQDEARQRLRREAERVQIEAEKKREEQAKALQEQSKVLSALAPVQKNLDTLQQKVTQIEEGRKHEMGALDQQLKGLGEQQLRLGRETSSLASALRNNKVRGAWGEAQLRNIVESAGLLEHVDFDTQVVVQDGEGKVYRPDMVVHLPGGKSIPIDAKAPYSNYQRACEIPDTATEDELNRRSELLKAHARDLREHVRALGDKAYWNAFKTAPDFVIAFIPNESLLQAALESDPALMDDAFNRKVALTSPVTLWAVLKSVAFAWQQQSLSDDAKKLFDLSRELYGRMHTLGSHANALGKAISNSVKAYNKFAVTLESRVLVTGRKLEKLDGSKVIEEVSPIEPDRADIRELTAAELADDERSAADSASGSTEESTEEPNE